A stretch of DNA from Leptospira barantonii:
AGAAGATATTACCAGACATCCGCTCGTTGAAGTAATCGTTCGTAAATTCGAGGAGTTGTAATCGTATGCCCAGTCCGGGAGAACAAGTCGAATCCGCTATGGCATGGATTACGGACACGCTGACCCGGGTCCGTCCGATTTTGTTCGTCCGAAGATTCCAAGTTCTTCTTGTAGTCATCACTCTGTTGATGGTGACTTGGATGCTCGCCATTCCTTTTTTCGGTCAGGATAAAATGGATCTTTCACCGGACGGGTTGTATTCGGAAGGAAAGACCGCTCCCGAAAAGATCGTTTCCGCAAAAGAAATCGTCTACGAAGACGAGGACAAAACCAAGGCCAAAAAACTCGCCGCTTATCAATCCGCTCCTTTCGTTTTTGATCGAGACTACGCCGCATTACAGGATCAAATCAACAAAGCCATTCAAGAGGATATGGAGAATTTTCGTTCCTTTAAGCCTAGCGCCGAAGGTCGAGCTTATCCCGAACTTCTAAATGTCGTACCTCGTTGGAAAAACAGATCCAAGGAAGAGATCGAACTTCTATACAAAACGCCGGGCAAGGGAAAACTCAAGGATATCGTTCAACAATATTCTAATTTAGTATTTTCTTCTTTTTGCATATTGCGGGACGTCCCTCCGGATTTCACCGCGGTAAAAACCTCGGGTGCAAGAGTTCGAAATCAGGGAATCAAGGAACAGACTTCGAATCTCGAAGGCGGTTATATCATTCCGAGATCGCATCTGTATCGAGATCCGGATACTGTGAGTATTCTCAATCGGATGGCTCAGGAAAAACTTTCCAGAATGGATCCGGCAGTGCTTCCTATCGTTCAGAAAATTTCACTGAGTTATATCTATTCCAATCCTTCCTGTTCTTACAACACCGAAGAAACCTTAGCCGCAAAACAGTTCGCCGCCGATCGCGCCGAACCGCTCAATTCCAGGGTTCTCGCCGGCGAAGTGATCGTTAAGTCGGGAGAAATTATAACCCCGGAAATATTCAAAAAACTGCAAATAGTCAACACGTATGCGACTCGGGCGAACATCGCTTCGATCGTTTCGATTCTTCTGATTCAAACGGTTTTTGTCGTTATCATCTATATCTTTTTGAAAAAATACAATCCGAAACGATTGAACGATGTTTCAAGTAACGTGATCGTATTCTCTTTGATCTGGTTTTTGGTTTTAAGTTGTACGATCGCCTCGAGAATCTTCTTCAACTTCGAAACCAAATACGACACGATCTTTTACTTCGCGTTGTTCGTTCCCGTGGGTATGGTCTGTCTTATCATTAGCTTTATCTACGACGAACAACTTTCGATCGCGATCGGATTCTATCTTTCCTTCTTCGTGTTTATGGCTTCGCATTACAATCCGACTTCGTTTATGCTCGGGTTCGTTTCCTGTATCGTTTCCGCGAGTTACGGAAGGAATCTCAAAAAACGGATCGACTTCATCAAGGCGGGGCTTTATATCGCGGGCGTTCAGATCATCATCGCTTCGAGCGGTTATCTTTTCGATTCGAGAAACTACTGGGTTGCGATTCCAAGCGGTTCTTGGATCAAGGATTTGATCGAGTCGAACATATTCAAATTGTATGTTCTTTGTTTGATCAACGGATTCGCTTGTTCGACCGCGGCGCAGTTCTTACTTCCGATCTACGAATATCTTTTCAACGTTCCAACCCGTTTTAAACTGATGGAACTCGCCGATACGGGACACCCTTTGTTGCAGGATCTTTTGACAAAGGCCCCTTCGACGTATACACATACGTTTTTGGTTGCG
This window harbors:
- a CDS encoding HD family phosphohydrolase; translated protein: MPSPGEQVESAMAWITDTLTRVRPILFVRRFQVLLVVITLLMVTWMLAIPFFGQDKMDLSPDGLYSEGKTAPEKIVSAKEIVYEDEDKTKAKKLAAYQSAPFVFDRDYAALQDQINKAIQEDMENFRSFKPSAEGRAYPELLNVVPRWKNRSKEEIELLYKTPGKGKLKDIVQQYSNLVFSSFCILRDVPPDFTAVKTSGARVRNQGIKEQTSNLEGGYIIPRSHLYRDPDTVSILNRMAQEKLSRMDPAVLPIVQKISLSYIYSNPSCSYNTEETLAAKQFAADRAEPLNSRVLAGEVIVKSGEIITPEIFKKLQIVNTYATRANIASIVSILLIQTVFVVIIYIFLKKYNPKRLNDVSSNVIVFSLIWFLVLSCTIASRIFFNFETKYDTIFYFALFVPVGMVCLIISFIYDEQLSIAIGFYLSFFVFMASHYNPTSFMLGFVSCIVSASYGRNLKKRIDFIKAGLYIAGVQIIIASSGYLFDSRNYWVAIPSGSWIKDLIESNIFKLYVLCLINGFACSTAAQFLLPIYEYLFNVPTRFKLMELADTGHPLLQDLLTKAPSTYTHTFLVAALSERACQNLGLDWLLTRVGVYFHDIGKIPNAGFFVENQHLIPKKENIDKNNPALAAKIVIDHVLDGIEMAKKARLPREVIDFIPEHHGTSTMAFFYHKALSELSPTQKKKLKKQDFQYPGPKPQRKETAIVMIADSLEAASRSLEEITTETLDNLITKIIGIKLAENQLDECGLTLGDLEIVKASFKEVLLSSLHSRPKYPSMEATKALEKKNAMGSPNGHKNQKSATGKGN